Proteins found in one Triticum urartu cultivar G1812 chromosome 4, Tu2.1, whole genome shotgun sequence genomic segment:
- the LOC125552605 gene encoding cyanelle 30S ribosomal protein S10-like isoform X2 — MAVSTSTTTLPLLFLHRSTASPNPTALSFASPLRASPLRSRASASASAAPPAETLADDLPSDTPPVGEGSGIPMPSSIGEDGEELAPKQKIRIKLRSYWVPLIEDSCKQIIEAAKTTNAKTMGPVPLPTKKRIYCVLNSPHVHKDSRFHFEIRTHQRLIDIMYPTAQTIDSLMQLQLPAGVDVEVKL; from the exons ATGGCCGTCTCCACCTCCACCACCACGCTCcccctcctcttcctccaccGCTCCACCGCAAGCCCGAACCCCACCGCGCTCTCCTTCGCCTCCCCCCTCCGCGCGTCCCCGCTGCGCTCCcgcgcctccgcctccgcctccgccgccccgccagCCGAGACCCTCGCCGACGACCTACCCTCCGACACGCCCCCG GTTGGTGAGGGGTCGGGAATTCCGATGCCGTCGTCGATTGGGGAGGATGGGGAGGAG CTGGCACCTAAGCAGAAGATCAGAATCAAGCTGAGGTCTTACTGGGTGCCATTGATCGAGGACTCCTGCAAGCAGATCATCGAAGCTGCAAAGACAACTAATGCCAAGACCATGGGTCCTGTTCCTCTGCCAACCAAGAAGAGAATATACTGTGTGCTCAACTCTCCCCATGTGCACAAAGATTCAAGGTTCCACTTCGAGATCCGGACACACCAGCGGTTGATTGATATCATGTACCCGACTGCCCAGACAATCGATTCATTGATGCAGCTCCAGCTCCCCGCCGGGGTGGATGTTGAGGTTAAGCTATGA
- the LOC125552605 gene encoding uncharacterized protein LOC125552605 isoform X1, producing MAVSTSTTTLPLLFLHRSTASPNPTALSFASPLRASPLRSRASASASAAPPAETLADDLPSDTPPVGEGSGIPMPSSIGEDGEELLFGATAGKETVSRARAQSHSSFSDSFNVSQERIVITNSSGEKLIGVLHEAGSKDIVVLCHGFRSSKESRTIMGLTDALTSEKISVFQFDFSGNGESEGTFQYGNYYKEVDDLHNVIQHFKEHKRDTRAIAGHSKGGDVVIIYASMYQDVSRVINISGRFDLKRGIADRLGGDYMERINQHGFIDVAQKTGQFMYRVTKESLMDRLSIDMQSACMSIDPNCRVLTVHGSDDDVVPSEDALEFHKYIGNHEVHIIEGADHRYSSHRLELANIVMKFVTSV from the exons ATGGCCGTCTCCACCTCCACCACCACGCTCcccctcctcttcctccaccGCTCCACCGCAAGCCCGAACCCCACCGCGCTCTCCTTCGCCTCCCCCCTCCGCGCGTCCCCGCTGCGCTCCcgcgcctccgcctccgcctccgccgccccgccagCCGAGACCCTCGCCGACGACCTACCCTCCGACACGCCCCCG GTTGGTGAGGGGTCGGGAATTCCGATGCCGTCGTCGATTGGGGAGGATGGGGAGGAG TTACTGTTTGGTGCTACTGCCGGGAAAGAAACTGTTTCAAGGGCACGTGCGCAGTCGCACTCGTCCTTCAGTGATTCCTTCAATGTATCTCAAGAGAGGATAGTGATAACCAACAGTTCTGGAGAGAAACTCATTGGTGTTTTGCACGAAGCTGGATCTAAGGACATTGTAGTGTTATGCCATGGGTTTAGGTCATCAAAGGAAAGTAGAACCATAATGGGTCTTACTGATGCATTAACATCAGAGAAGATTAGTGTATTTCAGTTTGATTTTTCTGGCAATGGAGAAAGTGAAGGTACATTTCAGTATGGCAACTACTATAAAGAGGTGGATGATTTGCATAATGTAATCCAGCATTTTAAGGAACACAAGCGTGATACTCGTGCTATTGCTGGCCACAGTAAGGGAGGAGATGTGGTCATCATCTATGCGTCCATGTATCAAGATGTATCTCGTGTAATCAACATATCGGGCAGATTTGATCTGAAACGTGGAATTGCAGATCGTCTTGGCGGTGACTATATGGAAAGGATAAATCAACATGGTTTCATTGACGTGGCACAGAAAACAGGACAGTTCATGTACCGTGTAACCAAAGAAAGTCTGATGGACCGTCTTAGCATAGATATGCAAAGTGCATGCATGTCTATTGACCCTAATTGCAGGGTCCTGACAGTTCACGGTTCTGACGATGATGTTGTGCCATCAGAGGATGCTCTGGAATTTCATAAATATATAGGCAACCACGAAGTGCATATTATTGAAGGAGCTGATCATAGATATTCATCTCATCGGCTTGAGCTGGCTAACATTGTAATGAAATTTGTTACATCTGTCTGA